The genomic stretch CGTCTCGGCGCTGACGGAAGATATCCTGACCAAGGTGAGAGGCTTGCGCTGACCTTGCTAATATAATTTGGTGATCTCAGGCGAACGAAGATATGGATTTGACATGGACCTGGATCCTTCGACGCTAAATCGGGCGCTGCCGCTGCGCGATCAGATCTATCACAAGATCCGCAATCTGATCGTCGTCGGACAGATGAAGCCGGGTGAAGTCATCAACGAAGTGGCCATCGCCGAAGCGCTCGGAGTCTCGCGCACGCCGGTGCGAGAAGCGGTCAAGCGCATCAGCGATGAAGGCCTGGTGAAAATCCTGGCTCAGACCGGCACCTATGTCGCGCCGATCAGCCGCGCCGACCTGGAAGAAGCCTATGTCATCCGCAGGGCGCTGGAGATGGAAAGCGCCAGGCGCGCCGCCGCCAAGTTGACCCCGGCGTCCGCCGAACTGCTGGAGGACAATATGGCGGCGCACAAGCTCGCCATAGCGCGCGGAAGGTTTGCCACCGCGATCCAGCTCGACGACGTCTTCCATCGCACCATTGCCGAGATCTGCGGCCTGCCGATGATCTGGCGGGCGGTCGACATCTCCAAGGCGCAGATGGACCGCGGCCGCTATCTCGCCATTCCCAAGCCCGGCTATGGCGAACAGACGATCGAGCAGCACCAGGCCATTCTCGACGCGCTGAAGCTCCACGATGCCGAGGCCGCCGCGCGGGCGATGGAGAATCATCTCGAGACGTCACTTCGAAACACGCTCGAAGTCGCCGCCGAGCTTCTCGGCTGACGCTCGCCATTGATCTCAGAAGTCGCGTCGTCCCTCGTTCATCGCGTCGACGCGCGCTCAAGCACTCCTGCGCGTCCTCGGCATCCGAACGTCATTGAACGTGCCTACGTCAGTCGTGCTCGCGTCGTGCGCGGCGTGGCGAGGAGCAGGCTCGTTTCGCTGCCCGTGATTCCGGCGATCAATCGGATGCGCCGCAGCACGGCATCGAAATCGGTCAACGAGGCCGTCCCGAGTTCGACCACCAGATCCCACCGGCCATTGGTGGTATGGATGGTCGAGACTTCCGGGAAGCCGCCCAGTGCCCGGACCACGCGGTCGGCGGCGTGGCCCTCGATCTCGATGAGCATGATGCCGCGGATGCGCTGATCGACGGCGTCGGCGCGCAGGACCACCGTGTAGCCGATGATGTCGCCCGAACGTTCCAGCCGCTCCATGCGTGCCCGCACCGTGGCGCGCGAGACGCCGAGATCGACGGCGAGGTCGGATACGCTGCGCCGGGCGTCATGCCGCAGCAAGGTGACGAGCCGTTCGTCCAATGCATCCATCGGGATTACCATTTTGATAAATTCTTCCGCCATTATGATAGATGATGCTTCGCGGATTGCCAATTCTACCTGTTCATATTGCCGGCTCGCCATGGTCTGCTGTCGCCCATTCGAACTTTGGCCGCGGGAAAGACAATGCGTTGCAAGATCGTCGGGGCGCCGGTGCAGGACGGCGCTGGCAGAATGGGCTGCGAAATGGGGCCGAGTGCGCTGAGGACGGCAGGGCTTGCCGAGGTGCTGTCCGGCCTCGGCCATGTCGTCGAGGATATGGGCGCCGTCCAGGCCATGCCGGTGAAACGCGTCGTGCATGGCAACCTCGCCCTGAAGGCCTTGCCCGAAATATCGGCCTGGACATCAGCCATCGCAGCGGCCGCCTATGCGGCGAGCGAGGACGCCATGCCGATCTTTCTCGGCGGCGACCATTCGATCTCGGCCGGTACCGTGTCGGGTCTCGCCCGCCGCGCCGCTGAGGCCGGGCGTCCACTGTTCGTGCTGTGGCTCGACGCGCATCCGGACTTCCACACGCTGGACACCACCGCCAGCGGCAATCTGCACGGCGTTCCGCTCGCCTATGCCAGCGGCCAGCCCGGTTTCCATGGCTACTTTCCGGACCTGCCGGCGGCGGTCGACCCCAAGCGTATCTGCACCATGGGTCTGCGCAGCGTCGACCCGGCCGAGCGCAGCGCGCTCAACCAGGCGGGCGTGACCGTGCACGACATGCGCGCCATCGACGAGCATGGCATCGCGCCGCTGCTGCGCGCCTTCCTGGCGCGCGTGTCTGATGAGAATGGGCTGCTGCATGTCAGTCTCGACGTCGACTTTCTCGACCCGTCGATTGCACCGGCTGTCGGCACCACGGTTCCCGGCGGTGCGACGTTCCGCGAGGCGCATCTGGTGATGGAGATGCTGTCCGACAGCGGCCTCGTCTCCAGCCTCGACCTGGTCGAGCTGAATCCTTTTCTCGACGAGCGTGGCCGGACCGCGACGCTTATGGTCGACCTGACGGCGAGCCTGATGGGCCGCCGCATCATGGACCGCCCGACCCGCAGCCATTCCGGGAGCTTTTGACCATGACCACGGCAAAACTGAACATCGTCCCCTTCGTCAGCGTCGACCGCATGATGAAGCTGGTCATCACCATCGGCGTCGAGCGCTTCCTGACGGAGCTCGCCGGCTACATCGAGGAAGATTTCCAGCGCTGGGAGCTTTTCGACAAGACGCCTCGCATCGCCTCGCACAGCCATGACGGCGTCATCGAGCTGATGCCGACGAGCGACGGGCGGCTCTACGGCTTCAAATATGTCAACGGCCATCCCAAGAACATGCGCCAGGGTCTGCAGACGGTCACCGCCTTCGGCGTGCTTGCCGATGTCGGCAGCGGCTATCCGATGCTGCTCACCGAAATGACGATCCTGACCGCGCTGCGCACCGCCGCCACATCGGCCGTCGCGGCCAAGTACCTGGCGCCGCGCGGAGCGCGCACCATGGCCATTATCGGCAACGGCGCGCAGTCGGAATTCCAGGCGATCGCGTTCAAAGCACTGACCGGCGTCGACCGGCTCAGACTCTATGATATCGATCGGTCTGCTTCGCAAAAATGCGCCAAGAACCTGGCCGGCATGGGATTCGACATCACCATCTGCGAAACCGGGCAGGAAGCGGTCGAAGGGGCCGGGATCATCACGACCGTCACCGCAGACAAGCAATGCGCCACCATTCTCACCGACAACATGGTCGGCGCCGGCGTCCACATCAACGCCGTCGGCGGCGATTGCCCCGGCAAGACCGAACTGCACAGGGACATCCTGCTGCGCTCCGACATTTTCGTCGAGTTCCCTCCCCAGACACGCATCGAGGGCGAGATCCAGCAATTGGATGCCGACCATCCGGTGACCGAGCTTTGGCAAGTGATTGCCGGCAAGACGCCAGGCCGCCGGGAC from Mesorhizobium sp. 113-3-3 encodes the following:
- a CDS encoding Lrp/AsnC family transcriptional regulator, producing MDALDERLVTLLRHDARRSVSDLAVDLGVSRATVRARMERLERSGDIIGYTVVLRADAVDQRIRGIMLIEIEGHAADRVVRALGGFPEVSTIHTTNGRWDLVVELGTASLTDFDAVLRRIRLIAGITGSETSLLLATPRTTRARLT
- a CDS encoding ornithine cyclodeaminase is translated as MTTAKLNIVPFVSVDRMMKLVITIGVERFLTELAGYIEEDFQRWELFDKTPRIASHSHDGVIELMPTSDGRLYGFKYVNGHPKNMRQGLQTVTAFGVLADVGSGYPMLLTEMTILTALRTAATSAVAAKYLAPRGARTMAIIGNGAQSEFQAIAFKALTGVDRLRLYDIDRSASQKCAKNLAGMGFDITICETGQEAVEGAGIITTVTADKQCATILTDNMVGAGVHINAVGGDCPGKTELHRDILLRSDIFVEFPPQTRIEGEIQQLDADHPVTELWQVIAGKTPGRRDAKQITLFDSVGFAIEDFSALRYVRDQLQATGLYEELDLLADPDEPRDLYGMLLRAAMQTAA
- a CDS encoding GntR family transcriptional regulator, producing MDLDPSTLNRALPLRDQIYHKIRNLIVVGQMKPGEVINEVAIAEALGVSRTPVREAVKRISDEGLVKILAQTGTYVAPISRADLEEAYVIRRALEMESARRAAAKLTPASAELLEDNMAAHKLAIARGRFATAIQLDDVFHRTIAEICGLPMIWRAVDISKAQMDRGRYLAIPKPGYGEQTIEQHQAILDALKLHDAEAAARAMENHLETSLRNTLEVAAELLG
- the rocF gene encoding arginase, giving the protein MRCKIVGAPVQDGAGRMGCEMGPSALRTAGLAEVLSGLGHVVEDMGAVQAMPVKRVVHGNLALKALPEISAWTSAIAAAAYAASEDAMPIFLGGDHSISAGTVSGLARRAAEAGRPLFVLWLDAHPDFHTLDTTASGNLHGVPLAYASGQPGFHGYFPDLPAAVDPKRICTMGLRSVDPAERSALNQAGVTVHDMRAIDEHGIAPLLRAFLARVSDENGLLHVSLDVDFLDPSIAPAVGTTVPGGATFREAHLVMEMLSDSGLVSSLDLVELNPFLDERGRTATLMVDLTASLMGRRIMDRPTRSHSGSF